One Kiritimatiellia bacterium genomic window carries:
- a CDS encoding RNA methyltransferase, with the protein MNEPQKITSLQNPRVKDVVRLARRPHRDEAGLLVVEGYRELRRAVANGWKPNALFYCPPLYLGHHEPEVVEACRQAGAELFECTEPVFAKMAYRDRPEGLLATGPQVRWKLAALKLEKPAPLLVIAEAIEKPGNLGTLLRSADAAGADAVLVCDPTTDINNPNVVRASIGTLFALPVVEATPEETLAWLRARGIRILAATPHADRDYTGADMTGGTAIVVGSEQYGLKPFWMEHADLKVRIPMLGQADSLNVSAAATILLYEAVRQRSRGETTKHAKHAKEG; encoded by the coding sequence ATGAACGAACCGCAGAAGATCACCAGTCTACAGAACCCCCGGGTCAAGGACGTGGTCAGGCTGGCCCGCCGCCCGCACCGCGACGAGGCCGGGCTGCTCGTGGTGGAAGGCTACCGGGAACTGCGCCGGGCGGTGGCCAACGGCTGGAAGCCGAACGCCCTTTTCTACTGCCCGCCGCTCTACCTGGGCCACCACGAACCCGAGGTGGTCGAGGCCTGCCGCCAAGCCGGCGCGGAGCTCTTCGAATGCACCGAGCCCGTCTTCGCCAAGATGGCCTACCGCGACCGGCCCGAGGGCCTGCTCGCCACCGGGCCCCAGGTGCGCTGGAAGCTGGCCGCCCTGAAGCTGGAGAAGCCCGCCCCGCTGCTCGTGATCGCCGAGGCCATCGAGAAACCCGGGAACCTCGGCACGCTCCTGCGCTCGGCGGACGCCGCGGGGGCGGACGCCGTCCTGGTCTGCGACCCGACGACGGACATCAATAATCCCAACGTCGTGCGCGCGAGCATCGGCACCCTGTTTGCCCTGCCTGTGGTCGAGGCCACGCCGGAGGAGACGCTGGCCTGGCTGCGGGCGCGCGGCATCCGCATCCTGGCCGCCACGCCCCACGCCGACCGCGACTACACCGGGGCGGACATGACCGGCGGCACGGCGATCGTCGTGGGCTCGGAGCAGTACGGGCTCAAGCCGTTCTGGATGGAGCACGCGGACCTCAAGGTGCGGATCCCGATGCTCGGGCAGGCGGACTCGCTCAACGTGTCCGCCGCGGCGACCATCCTGCTCTACGAAGCCGTCCGGCAGAGAAGCAGAGGAGAAACTACGAAACACGCAAAACACGCGAAAGAGGGATAG